Proteins encoded in a region of the Zea mays cultivar B73 chromosome 4, Zm-B73-REFERENCE-NAM-5.0, whole genome shotgun sequence genome:
- the LOC100273677 gene encoding uncharacterized protein LOC100273677, with amino-acid sequence MDASRSNLAGGSNPSQFANVESWNFDGCYYNIMDDENLQHNADVHEVQGLPSDDVEVHSTSATKKVARRAKNFSHQEDEVICSAWINGSQDAIIGMNQTSGGYWKRFADYYDKYKPEGSQRTQIAIQHMWKTIQKEVNKFCAYLSKIEHRNESGKVAEDRLKMP; translated from the exons ATGGACGCAAGCAGGTCCAATTTGGCTGGTGGCTCGAATCCATCACAATTTGCTAATGTTGAATCTTGGAACTTTGATGGATGTTATTACAACATCATGGATGATGAG AATTTACAACATAATGCAGATGTGCATGAGGTTCAAGGGCTGCCCTCAGACGATGTCGAAGTACACAGTACAAGTGCAACAAAGAAAGTAGCTAGGAGAGCGAAGAACTTCAGTCATCAAGAGGATGAGGTTATATGTTCTGCTTGGATAAATGGTAGCCAAGATGCAATAATTGGAATGAATCAAACGAGTGGTGGCTATTGGAAGCGTTTTGCTGATTACTATGACAAGTACAAGCCTGAAGGATCACAAAGGACACAAATAGCTATACAACACATGTGGAAGACAATTCAGAAGGAAGTGAACAAGTTTTGTGCGTACTTGTCTAAAATAGAGCATCGAAATGAGAGTGGGAAAGTGGCAGAAGATAGG CTGAAGATGCCATGA
- the LOC100273677 gene encoding uncharacterized protein isoform X1, which produces MDASRSNLAGGSNPSQFANVESWNFDGCYYNIMDDENLQHNADVHEVQGLPSDDVEVHSTSATKKVARRAKNFSHQEDEVICSAWINGSQDAIIGMNQTSGGYWKRFADYYDKYKPEGSQRTQIAIQHMWKTIQKEVNKFCAYLSKIEHRNESGKVAEDRVTIILLTLLFW; this is translated from the exons ATGGACGCAAGCAGGTCCAATTTGGCTGGTGGCTCGAATCCATCACAATTTGCTAATGTTGAATCTTGGAACTTTGATGGATGTTATTACAACATCATGGATGATGAG AATTTACAACATAATGCAGATGTGCATGAGGTTCAAGGGCTGCCCTCAGACGATGTCGAAGTACACAGTACAAGTGCAACAAAGAAAGTAGCTAGGAGAGCGAAGAACTTCAGTCATCAAGAGGATGAGGTTATATGTTCTGCTTGGATAAATGGTAGCCAAGATGCAATAATTGGAATGAATCAAACGAGTGGTGGCTATTGGAAGCGTTTTGCTGATTACTATGACAAGTACAAGCCTGAAGGATCACAAAGGACACAAATAGCTATACAACACATGTGGAAGACAATTCAGAAGGAAGTGAACAAGTTTTGTGCGTACTTGTCTAAAATAGAGCATCGAAATGAGAGTGGGAAAGTGGCAGAAGATAGGGTAACTATTATTCTACTTACTCTTTTATTTTGGTGA